The genomic DNA CTGGCGGTGCGCCAGGTATTGAGCCGCTACCAACGCGCCGTTGAAAAGCTCGACACCACCGGCACCGACCGGCTCTTCACCCCCACCTCCGTGGTGCTGGAAACGGGCAGCAAGGAGGGCACCTACCGCCACTACGCGGCGCACCACCTCGCCCCGGAGCTGAAAGAATTCAGTGCGTTTATCTACGGCGACTACGCGGCCGACGTGACCGTGGACGGCCCCTACGCCTTCGCGGTGGAAACCTACACCTACACCATCGCGCTCAAGAAAGACCCCAAAACCCTTATCAAACGGCACGGGGTCGCCACGTTGGTGCTCCGCAAATCGCCGGCGGGTAGCTGGCAAATCAGCAGCAGCCACAATTCGGCCCGCAAGTAGCTCACTGGCTATTGGCTGGTCCTGAATTCTTTACGTCACCGCTGCCCTTCCCTAAACTAGTATGCTCGACCGCATCATTCGCTTTGCGCTAGAAAACCGGCTGCTCACGCTGGCCTTTGCCCTGGCGCTGCTTATCGGCGGCTTCACCACCCTGCGCGGCCTGCCCGTGGACGTGCTGCCCGACCTCGACCGGCCCCGCGTCACGGTCTTCCTCGAAGCCCAGGGCATGGCCCCGGAAGAAGTGGAGGCCCTCGTGACGCGCCCCGTGGAAGTGGCCCTGAACGGGGCCACCGCCGTGGAAGCCGTGCGCTCCAACTCGGCCATCGGCCTGGGCCTGGTGTTCGTGGAGTTCAGCTACGGCACCGATATTTTCACCGCCCGCCAAATCGTGGCCGAAAAGCTGCAAACCGTGAGCGGGCAGCTCCCGGCCGGCATTACGCCGGTGCTGGGGCCCATTTCGTCGGTGATGGGCCAGATTATGCTCATCGGCCTGAGCAACACCGGCCGGGGCCCCACTACGGCCGCCGACCTGCGCACCCTGGCCGACTACACCGTGCGCCAGCGCCTGCTCAGCATTCCGGGCGTGGCCCAGGTCATTCCCATCGGCGGCGACTCGCGCCAGTACCAGGTGCTGGTGAACCTGGCCCGCCTCAACGCTACCGGCCTGACCATCAACCAGCTGGAAGATGCCTTGCGCCGCTCCAACCTCAACACCACCGGCAACTTCTTCGACCGCAACGGCTCCGAGGTGCTCATCCGCAACCTGGGGCGGCTGCGCTCGGTGCAGGACATTGAGGACATCATCGTCGGCTACCGGGAGGGTTCGCCCGTCACGGTGCGGCAGGTGGCCGACGTGCGGTTCGGGGCCCGCTTCAAGCGCGGCGACGGCAGCGTGAACGGCCGGCCGGCCGTGATTCTGAGCGTGGAAAAGCAGCCGGGGGCCAGCACCCTCGACCTCACCAAAACCGTGGAAGCCGCCCTGGCCGACTTGCAGCCCGCGCTGCCGAAAGATGTCAGCTTCAATACCCGGCTGTTTCGCCAATCGGAGTTTATCGATAACTCGCTCACCAACGTGGAAGACGCGCTGCGCGACGGGGCCATCCTGGTGGTCATCGTGCTGTTCGCGTTTTTGCTGAACGTGCGCACCACGGTTATCTCGCTCACGGCCATTCCGTTGTCGCTGCTCGTGACGGCCCTCGTCTTCAAAGCGGCGGGCATCACCATCAACACCCTCACGCTGGGCGGGCTGGCCATCGCCATCGGCGAGCTGGTGGACGATGCCATCGTGGACGTGGAAAACGTGTTCCGGCGGCTGCGCGAAAACCGCGCCCTGCCCCAGCCCCGGCCGGCGCTGCAAGTCATTTACGCGGCCAGCTCGGAGGTGCGCAACTCCATCGTGTACGCCACCGTCATCGTGGTGCTGGTGTTCCTGCCGCTGTTTGCCTTGTCGGGCATCGAGGGCCGCATTTTCGCCCCGCTGGGCGTGGCCTACATCACCAGCATCGTGGCCTCGCTGGTGGTGTCGCTCACCGTTACGCCGGTGCTCTGCTATTATTTATTACCCAAAATGAAGATGAGTGCCGAGCAGGACAGCCGCCTGGTGCGCTGGCTCAAGGACCGGGACACGCGGCTGCTACACTTTGGCTTTGCGCACCCCCGGCTGATTCTGGGCCTTACCGGGCTGCTGTTCGTGGCCGCCGCCGCCACGGTGCCCTTCTTTGGCACCGAGTTTTTGCCGCCCTTCAACGAGGGCTCACTCACGGTCAACTTCGCTACCCCGGCCGGCACCTCGCTCACCGAGTCGAACCGCCTGGGCACCCTGGGTGAGCAGCAGTTGCTGACTGTGCCCGAAGTGGCCTTCACCGCCCGCCGCACCGGTCGCGCCGAGCTGGACGAGCACGCCGAAGCCGTGAACAATTCCGAAATCGAAGTGGCCTTCAAAACGCCGGAGGAATTGAAAAAAGCGGGCCTTCAACTCCGGCCCAAGGCCGCCGTGCTGGCCGACGTGCGCCAGCGGCTCAGCATCCTGCGCGGGGTGAACGTGAATATCGGCCAGCCCATTTCCCACCGCCTCGACCACCTGCTGAGCGGGGTGCGGGCCCAGGTGGCCATCAAGCTGTTCGGTAACGACTTGCTCGAACTGCGGCGCTACGCCAACGAGGTGCGCACCGCGGCGGCCACCGTGCCGGGCGTGGTCGATTTGCAGGTCGAAAAGCAGGTGCAAGTGCCGCAGCTGCTCATCCGCCCCCGCGAAGAAGCCCTGCGGGCCTACGGCATGGAGCGCGGCCGGGTAGTGCAGGACCTGGAAACGCTGTTTCAAGGCTCCGTGGTATCGAGCATCCTCGACGGCCAAAAGAGCTTCGACCTCATCGTGAAGCTACCCGAAAACCAGCGCCAGGACCTGGCCACCATCGGCAACACTCGCATCGAAACGCCCGGCGGGGGCTTCGTGCCAGTATCCGCGGTAGCGGATGTGAGCTACGAGCCGGGGCCCAACACCATCAACCACGAGAACACCCAGCGCCGCATCACCATCTCGCTGAACGTGGCCGGGCGCGACCTGGGCAGCACGGTGAAGGAAGTGCAGCAGCAGATTCAGCAGCGGGTCAAGCTGCCCACGGGCTACTACCTCACCTACGGCGGGCAGTTCCAGAGCCAGCAGGAAGCCAGCAGTAAGATTCTCTGGCTGAGCCTCTTCTCCTTTATCGGCATCTTCCTGGTGCTCTACTCGCACTTCAAATCGGGGCTGCTGGTGGCCCAAATCATGCTCAACATTCCGCTGGCGCTCATCGGGTCGGTGGCGGCGGTGCTGCTCACGGGCGGCACGCTCAGCATCGCCTCGCTGGTGGGCTTCATCACCCTCACCGGCATCGCCTCGCGCAACGGCATCATGATGATTTCGCACTACCTCCACCTGCTGGAAAAAGAAGGGGAAGCGTTTTCTGACCACCTCATCGTGCGCGGCTCGCTGGAGCGCCTGGTGCCGGTGCTGATGACGGCCCTGGTGGCGGCCCTGGCCCTGGTGCCCCTCACCCTCGATGCCAGCGCGGCGGGCAAGGAAATCCTCTACCCGGTGGCCGTCGTCATCCTGGGCGGGCTGTTGTCCAGCACGTTGCTCGACATCGTGGTCACGCCCGTCGTGTTCCGCCTGCTGGGCCGGCGGGCCCTGGCGCAGTACCGCGCCAACCACACCGGCCCGCACCTGGGGCCCCTGGCCGACCCTGTGGACGCGCCGCCCTTTGCCCCGCCCGCCGACCAAAGCACCCTCGCGCCCGCCTGATACTCCCCGCAACGCCGCCAGCCAGCCGGCCGCTCACCGCTGCGGCTCTCCACACCTAACGACCTGACCAATGGCCTCCACCGTCTTCTACATCCGGCACATGGTCTGCGCGAAGTGCATCCTGGTAGTGCGCGAGCACCTGTTGGCCCTGGGCTTAACGCCGTTGCGCGTGGAGCTGGGCGAAGTGGAGGTACGAACCGCCGCCGCCGCCATCGACTGGCCCCGGCTGCGGCAGAGCCTGGCGGCTGAGGGCTTTGAAATCCTGGACCACCTTTCGCCCCCGCAGCGCCTGGTGGCTCACATCAAAGCCTTCGTTGCCGACCTGCTCCGCACCAACCCCGCCGCGTTGCGCAGCGGCCATTTCTCCAAGCGGCTCAGCCAGCAGCTCAGCCGCCGGTTCACCTACCTCAGCGATGTTTTTTCGGCCGCCGAGGGCTACAGCCTGGAGCAATACGTTATTCGGCAGCGCATCGGGGCGGCCCGGCACCTGCTGGCCACCAGCACCCTGCCGGTGGGCCGCATCGCCCGCGCCCTGGGCTTCAGCAGCCTGGGCCACCTGTCGCGGCAATTTCAGCGCGAAATGGGTATTTCGCCCAGCGGCTACCGGCGCGGGGGTTGCGGGTCGCCGGCCCTTTCACTCGACAACCAGTACCAGGCGAGCGGATATTCTGGCATTGCCAACGCCGCAGACTGACTCTGTAGACTGCCAGCTCTTTTCCCGTGCCTGCCGGGACCAACTTACTGATAATGATTTTCTAAAAGGCTCACAAATTATGCAGCAGTTGCCTGCGAATCGTGTAAAACTGCTGGGTAGTCGGCGCGTAAACAAGTTCGTCATTCTTCTTCCCTAACCTTGAATTTTATGCCCGCCCAAAATCAATCCCTACTTGATGCCCTCAACGCCTGCGTGGCTTCGTGTGAGAACTGCGCCACCGCCGGCCTGCGCGGCGACGATATCCAGATGATGGCCCGCTGCATTGAACTCGACCGCGACTGCGCCGACTTCTGTGCCCTCACTGCCCGCTTCGTGGCCCGTGGCTCCGAGCACGCCCAGCATTTGCTAGACGAATGCGCCGAAATCTGCAAAGCCTGCGGCGATGAGTGCGAGAAGCACGCCGCCCATATGGAGCACTGCCGGGAGTGCGCCGAGGCGTGCCGTCGCTGCGAGCAAGCCTGCCGTCAAGGCATGAGCGTGGCCGCTTAACGCGGTGAATAAAAGAAACGCCTGAGAAGCTGTCCGAGTTAACCCAAATGAGCAATTATCGGAGTGGAAACGCAGTATTTTGTGTTTCTACCCCGACAACTGTTTGTTCGGTGGCGGCCCAGTTGGACAAAAAAGACTTCGGGGCTTGCCCCAAAATAGGTTCCTGCGCAGCCGAGTACCCGGCGGGCATCCCGCCAGAGAATGTGAACAGCTACGGGATTTCCAGCGAGACGATGAGTACGGAGATGATGAAAGCCCCGCAAGAGAATGCTAATTTCTACGCCTCGTCCGAGGAAACGGCGGCCCCGGTCGAAAAGTCGAACGATGCCACGCCACAGCGCCCGGCCGGCACCCGCCCGCTCAATGCGCCCCTGCTCGTGTTCGACCTAGCCCAGGCCCAAGCGCAAATCAAGCAGGAGCCGGCCTGGCACCATAGCGACCGGAACGCCCTGACCTTGCTCCAGGCCGACGGGCTACGCCTGGTGCTGATAGCCCTGCACGAAGGCGCGGAGATGAAAACGCACACCGCCCCCGGCATTATCAGCGTGCAGGTACTGGAAGGCCACCTCGGCTTCCAGGCGGAGGGGCAGACGGTGGAGCTGAAACCCGGCCAGTTGCTAACGCTGCAAACCGGCGTTCTGCACAGCGTGGTGGCCCGGCAGGAATCGGTGTTTCTGCTCACTATGGCCAACCCCGCCGCTCGGCAGTAGGCGGTGTAGTCAAAGGCTCGTGCGTGCATCCGAAACAGCTTCAGTACGAAAATCCTTCGCGCAATAGCTAGCTGCCAAGTGCGACTTTTGGACCACGCTTTTAACCAAGGCCATTCTTCTGTCGGGTGCTTTCCTGGCGAAGCCGCTCCGTCAGGGTAGGCAGGTCCGTCGTCAACCACGGCGCTTTCAGCGGGGCGCTGGGTGCGCCGTGGTTGCTGGCGGACCTGGGGTACGCACGCAATTTCGGTGAAAGTGAGAAAAATACGCTGGCCTGCGAGGGCTTCCGCAAAAATTGACGGGGAAGCCAGCCCGGAAGACCGCTAAAACCGCACCCTCAGGCCGCCGCCGCCGCCAAAGCGGTTATCGTAGCTACCCATCAGCGAGAAGTTGCGGGAGAGCCTATACTCCAGCCCGCTGTTCCAGACTACTTGCTTAGCGAAGCTGCGGTTGTTTTCCAGCTTGTTTACCCACCCAAAGTCAGCTTGGTACTCATAATAGCCGAACGCCAGCAGTCGGGGGAAAATCATAATCTCGCGGCCCAGGCTGATGCGGGGGCGCAGCTTGCTGTCGATGCGGGCATCGAGGCTGAACAGGTAGGGCGTCAGGAAACGCAGGCCGACTACGGCCGTCGTGGTGGTTTTAGTCACCACCTTGCCGGTCGCCTGGTCTGTGACGGGGTTCATCATTCGTTGCCGGAAGTTCTCCACGTTTACGCCCCCGAACACGCGCAGGTAGTCGTAGAGGTAACGCTCGTAGGTGGCCTCCGTTTCCATGTTGCGGTTCCAGCCGTTCTCCACGCTCAGGTTAAACTGGTTGCGGATGTTGGACGACACCAGGTTCAGCGTGCCCATGTGCGAGGCGGCGTCGAGTATGCCCCAGGTGTAGTACTTATCGGTTTCATGTATTAGTTTGCTCACCGGCGAGCCCTTCAGGCGCGGGTCGCGGGGCGTATCGTAGCTCACGATGCGGCCCATCCCGCTGGCGAGGTGGTAGAGGACGTGGCAGTGCAGAAACCAGTCACCCGACTCATCGCCCAGCACCTCAATCGTGACCTGCTTCATGGGCGGCACGTTCACGACGTTCTTCAGGGGCGAGTACGCGCCGTTTTCGTTGATGACGCGGAAAAAGTGCCCGTGCAGGTGCATGGGGTGGTGCATCATCGTCAGGTTGTTGTAAGTAATGCGCGTAACCTGGTTGCGCCGAATCTGGATTTTATCGGCCGATTTCAGGGGCACCCCGTTCATGCTCCAGACGTAGCGCTGCATGTTGCCGGTGAGGTTGAGCAGCACGTTATGCACGGGTAGGCTGTCAGCGTAGGCCGTCCGCTTCAGCGCGCGCAGGTATTCGTAGTTGTACTCCGAAAACATGTCCATGCCACCCATGCCTCCCTTTTTCTGACCGCCACTCGTGTCCATACCGGCCATCTTCTTGTTGCCGCTCATGTCCATGCCGGCCATCGGCTTATCAGCCGTCATCCCGCTGCCGCTCATCGACCTATCGTGCCCGGCGTGGGCCGTGTCGGCGGGCATTTTCATGCCATCCGTCTTCATGCCGGCCATAGCTGGCTTAGCTGAAGTAGGCTGGTCGCCCATCTTCATGCCAGCCATCTTCTTGTTGCCGCTCATGTCCATGCCAGCCATCTTCTTGTCGCCGCTCATGTCCATACCGCCCATGTCCCCTTTTTGACCCTTTTTGCCCATCTGCATCCCCCAGTTGGCTTTCATCTGCTGAGGGTCAACGTGATTGGGCCGGAACTTGAGGGCCGGCGCGCCCATGCGCATGTGCATTTTGGCCATCTGCTGCATGAGCGCGATTTTGTCGGGCCGGGGCAGCACGGGGGCGGCTACTACCGGCCCCGCGCCCAGGTAGGTCACGGTGGTGCCAGAGCCATCCTGCGCCATCGCCCGCAGCTCCAGCTTGCCGGTGGGTGGAATCGTGACCAGGAAATCGTACGTCTCCGCCACCGCGATGTAGGTCTTGTTGTGCGGCACCGGCACCACGTCCTGCCCGTCGGCCGCCACCAGCAGCGGGTCGGGTCCGCCGAAAGTCATCCAGAAATTCGTCGAGGCCGAACCGTTGACGATGCGCAGGCGCACCCGCTCGCCGGGCTTCAGCTCGGGATACTGCTGTTCCGGCTGGCCATTGACCAGGAAGGCGTTGTAGTACACGTCGGCGATGCCGAAGCCGTTCATGCGCTGCTTCCAGAAGTTGAGCTGCGCCCCGAAGGCTCCTTGGGCAATTACGCGGTTGAGCGGCGTGGCCGTGCCCTTGGCAATGTTGTACCAGTCGGTGCCCCGCTTGAGGTAGCGCAGCACGTCTTTGGGCTGCTGATTGGTCCAGTCCGAGAATACCACTACCAATTCCTTGTCATACTTCAGGCGCTCCTGCTTGGCCTCAATGACGATAGCCCCAAATTCCCCGCTCTGCTCCTGGAGCATCGTGTGCGAGTGGTACCAGTAAGTGCCGGCCTGATTGAGGGGAAACTGGTATTTCTGGGTATGGCCCGGCTCAATGGGCGGCGTGTTGAGGTAGGGTACGCCGTCGTAGAAGTTGGGCACCAGCAGGCCATGCCAATGCACCGATGTCGCTACGGACATCTCGTTCTTGACGTAGATAACGGCGTAGTCACCTTCCGTGAAGTGCAACGTAGGACCGGGAACGCTACCGTTGACGGTCATACCCAGCACGGATTTGCCCGCCTTGTTCACCAGCTCTTCCCGCATGGTCAGGCGGTACACGGTCGTATCGGTTTGGGCCCCGGCCGGCCGGACCAGGAGTAACAGGCCGATTACAGCCAGGATTTTACTAAAAGTAGCAGTCATCACGAAAATTATTTAATGGACTAAAAGGCCCACCAGCTACCGGAAATAACCGGCGCTGACCTATAAAACGGAGTGGGTTTCTGTTACTCTCCCTGGGAGAGTACGGTTTGGCACAATTACGCGGCCGACTTGCATAATTTGCGGAGGATAGGTTAACTACCAGTCCACCGCTAGTGCCTTCTTCCCAGCTGCTTAACCCGGATTGCGGAGCAGGGAGAAGGCTAAAAAAGCTGTTTTGGAGAAAAAGAGCTACGCCCTTTCAGGTGCTTCGTCATGGGACAACCTTCTTCGTCGCCGCTTGCTATCAAGTATGCGCTCAACGACATCCGCGTTACCTTGAAAGGAAGCAGGGTTTTAGCATTCGCCCCCTGCCAGCTGCTCACGCTGTAACAGAACAGACTGTAGCAACGCAAGAGTTTCACCGAAAATATTTTGTACTATTACGAGGCAATCCGGCTCAGAAGAAGAGCTGCGCCGCCAGCGTGAGCCCCAGCGTGACCAGCAGGCAGGCCACAACGACCGTGCGGATTTCCCAGGTGGGTGCGGGCGGCGCTGGGGGGCCGGGAGCGGCGGCGAAGTACATGGCCACGATAATCCGGCTGTACACGGCCAGCGCGATGGCGCTGTTGAGCACGGCGACCACGGCCAGCCAGGTGTAGCCGGCCGCCATCGCGGACTCAAACAGCAGCAGCTTGCCCGTGAAGCCGGCCAGGGGCGGAATGCCGACCAGCGAAAACAGGAAGACCGTCATGGCCAGGCCCGTGAAGATGCGCGTGGTGCCGAGGCGCTTGAAATCGGCGAGCGTGCGGCCGGTGTGCAGCACGATGGCAAACGCGCCCGTGTTCATGGCGGCGTAGGCGGCGGCGAACACCACCAGGGCCGGCAGGGCCAGCGCCCCGCGCACCCCCACCAGGGGCAGCAGAAAAAACCCAGCCTGCGCCACCGTAGAGTAGGCCAGCAGCCGCACCAGGTTGGTTTGCAACAGGGCCAGCACGTTGCCGAAGGTCATCGACGCGACGGCCAGCAGGGCCAGCACCAGCGGCCAGTCCACCGCGGTGGCGGGCAGCGACCGGCACACCTGCGCCAGCCCGAAAAAGGCCCCAATCTTGGGCACCACCGACAGGTAGGCGGCCACCGATACCGGGGCCCCCTCCAGCGTGTCGGGCGTCCAGAAGTGGAAGGGAAATACCGACGCCGCGTACCCCAGGCCGGTGAGCAGGGCTACGAAGCCGAACGCCAGCAGCGGCGCGGGCAGGTTGGGCTGGCTCAGCGCACTCAGCAGGGTGCTGCCCGTGAGGCCCACCCAGTAGCTCAGCCCAAACACCAGGACGGCCGTCGTGACGGTGCCGTAGATGAAGTACTTCAGCGCGCCCTCGGTGCCGGCCTCGGTTTTGGCGTAGGCCGCCAGGGCAAAGCCGCTCAGGCTGGTCATGAGCAGGCCCAGCACGAGCAGCATCACGTCGCCGCTGCCGGCCAGCACCAGCGCCCCCAGCGTGCCGAAGCAGAGCAGGCTGTAAACGGTGCCTTCGCGCGGGGTGCCGCGCAGCTCCTGCCGGGCCAGCAGGCCGCACAGTACCGCCGTTGGGCACAAAATCAGCACGCTCCAGTGGTTGAGCAGCCCGACCCGGAACGTGCCCGAAAACGCCGTGGCCTGCACCGCCAGCCGGCCGGCGCTCACCACCGTGGCCGCCCCCAGGCCCACGGCCACGGTGGCCAGGCCCGCCCGTCGCCAGCGCAGCATCTCGGCTACCAGGGCCAGCATGGCCGTCAGCAGCACGATAAGCTGCGGCAGCACCAGGCGCAGGTCCTGGGCCATGCTCCCGCCGCTATTCATGGCCCAGCACCTGTTGCGTGGCGTGAATGACCCGCAGCAACGCCTCGGGGTAGAGGCCTAGCCCCACAATCAGGACGATGAGCGGAACGATGGCCCACAGCTCGCGGCCGGACAAGTCGGCCGGGGGGAGGGCGGTGGCGGGGGCCTCCCCCAGAAATACCCGCTGGATGGCGCGCAGGTAGAGGGCCGTGGTAAGCAGCAGCCCCAGCAGCAGCAGCGCCGTCATCACGGGCGCTACCTCGTAGCCTCCCAGGAAAATCTGGAACTCGGCGGGGAAGTGCGCCAAAGCCGGCAGGCCCAGCGAGGCGAAGGCCGCCAGGATAAACAGGCCGCTCAGCAGCGGGTAAACCTGCGCCAGCCCGCCGAGCTGGTCCATTTCGCGGGTGTTGGTCCGGTCCTGGATGGCCCCGATTAGCAGAAACAGGCAGCCGGTGACAATGCCGTGGCTGACCATTTGCAGCACGGCCCCGTCGAGCCCAAAGGCGCTGCCCGTGGTGGTGAGCGCCGCTGCCCCGACCCCGAACACCACGTAGCCCATGTGGTTGACGCTGGTGTAGGCCACCAGCCGCTTGATATCGGTTTGGCCCAGTGCGGCCAGCGCCCCGTAAATGGCCGAAAACAGGGCCAGGGCCATCACGTAGGGCGCAAACTGCCGGAA from Hymenobacter psoromatis includes the following:
- a CDS encoding multidrug transporter AcrB encodes the protein MLDRIIRFALENRLLTLAFALALLIGGFTTLRGLPVDVLPDLDRPRVTVFLEAQGMAPEEVEALVTRPVEVALNGATAVEAVRSNSAIGLGLVFVEFSYGTDIFTARQIVAEKLQTVSGQLPAGITPVLGPISSVMGQIMLIGLSNTGRGPTTAADLRTLADYTVRQRLLSIPGVAQVIPIGGDSRQYQVLVNLARLNATGLTINQLEDALRRSNLNTTGNFFDRNGSEVLIRNLGRLRSVQDIEDIIVGYREGSPVTVRQVADVRFGARFKRGDGSVNGRPAVILSVEKQPGASTLDLTKTVEAALADLQPALPKDVSFNTRLFRQSEFIDNSLTNVEDALRDGAILVVIVLFAFLLNVRTTVISLTAIPLSLLVTALVFKAAGITINTLTLGGLAIAIGELVDDAIVDVENVFRRLRENRALPQPRPALQVIYAASSEVRNSIVYATVIVVLVFLPLFALSGIEGRIFAPLGVAYITSIVASLVVSLTVTPVLCYYLLPKMKMSAEQDSRLVRWLKDRDTRLLHFGFAHPRLILGLTGLLFVAAAATVPFFGTEFLPPFNEGSLTVNFATPAGTSLTESNRLGTLGEQQLLTVPEVAFTARRTGRAELDEHAEAVNNSEIEVAFKTPEELKKAGLQLRPKAAVLADVRQRLSILRGVNVNIGQPISHRLDHLLSGVRAQVAIKLFGNDLLELRRYANEVRTAAATVPGVVDLQVEKQVQVPQLLIRPREEALRAYGMERGRVVQDLETLFQGSVVSSILDGQKSFDLIVKLPENQRQDLATIGNTRIETPGGGFVPVSAVADVSYEPGPNTINHENTQRRITISLNVAGRDLGSTVKEVQQQIQQRVKLPTGYYLTYGGQFQSQQEASSKILWLSLFSFIGIFLVLYSHFKSGLLVAQIMLNIPLALIGSVAAVLLTGGTLSIASLVGFITLTGIASRNGIMMISHYLHLLEKEGEAFSDHLIVRGSLERLVPVLMTALVAALALVPLTLDASAAGKEILYPVAVVILGGLLSSTLLDIVVTPVVFRLLGRRALAQYRANHTGPHLGPLADPVDAPPFAPPADQSTLAPA
- a CDS encoding ferredoxin, with the protein product MPAQNQSLLDALNACVASCENCATAGLRGDDIQMMARCIELDRDCADFCALTARFVARGSEHAQHLLDECAEICKACGDECEKHAAHMEHCRECAEACRRCEQACRQGMSVAA
- a CDS encoding copper oxidase, coding for MTATFSKILAVIGLLLLVRPAGAQTDTTVYRLTMREELVNKAGKSVLGMTVNGSVPGPTLHFTEGDYAVIYVKNEMSVATSVHWHGLLVPNFYDGVPYLNTPPIEPGHTQKYQFPLNQAGTYWYHSHTMLQEQSGEFGAIVIEAKQERLKYDKELVVVFSDWTNQQPKDVLRYLKRGTDWYNIAKGTATPLNRVIAQGAFGAQLNFWKQRMNGFGIADVYYNAFLVNGQPEQQYPELKPGERVRLRIVNGSASTNFWMTFGGPDPLLVAADGQDVVPVPHNKTYIAVAETYDFLVTIPPTGKLELRAMAQDGSGTTVTYLGAGPVVAAPVLPRPDKIALMQQMAKMHMRMGAPALKFRPNHVDPQQMKANWGMQMGKKGQKGDMGGMDMSGDKKMAGMDMSGNKKMAGMKMGDQPTSAKPAMAGMKTDGMKMPADTAHAGHDRSMSGSGMTADKPMAGMDMSGNKKMAGMDTSGGQKKGGMGGMDMFSEYNYEYLRALKRTAYADSLPVHNVLLNLTGNMQRYVWSMNGVPLKSADKIQIRRNQVTRITYNNLTMMHHPMHLHGHFFRVINENGAYSPLKNVVNVPPMKQVTIEVLGDESGDWFLHCHVLYHLASGMGRIVSYDTPRDPRLKGSPVSKLIHETDKYYTWGILDAASHMGTLNLVSSNIRNQFNLSVENGWNRNMETEATYERYLYDYLRVFGGVNVENFRQRMMNPVTDQATGKVVTKTTTTAVVGLRFLTPYLFSLDARIDSKLRPRISLGREIMIFPRLLAFGYYEYQADFGWVNKLENNRSFAKQVVWNSGLEYRLSRNFSLMGSYDNRFGGGGGLRVRF
- a CDS encoding oxidoreductase, with amino-acid sequence MAQDLRLVLPQLIVLLTAMLALVAEMLRWRRAGLATVAVGLGAATVVSAGRLAVQATAFSGTFRVGLLNHWSVLILCPTAVLCGLLARQELRGTPREGTVYSLLCFGTLGALVLAGSGDVMLLVLGLLMTSLSGFALAAYAKTEAGTEGALKYFIYGTVTTAVLVFGLSYWVGLTGSTLLSALSQPNLPAPLLAFGFVALLTGLGYAASVFPFHFWTPDTLEGAPVSVAAYLSVVPKIGAFFGLAQVCRSLPATAVDWPLVLALLAVASMTFGNVLALLQTNLVRLLAYSTVAQAGFFLLPLVGVRGALALPALVVFAAAYAAMNTGAFAIVLHTGRTLADFKRLGTTRIFTGLAMTVFLFSLVGIPPLAGFTGKLLLFESAMAAGYTWLAVVAVLNSAIALAVYSRIIVAMYFAAAPGPPAPPAPTWEIRTVVVACLLVTLGLTLAAQLFF